A window from Herbaspirillum sp. meg3 encodes these proteins:
- a CDS encoding LysR family transcriptional regulator: MDRWTEYELFVNTAELGSLSKAAEQMDISNATASRYLASLEQRLGTRLIERNTRRLMLTEAGEHFCRSCKAVLAEISDAEAAVNATTVAASGTLRITASLSFCLKHITPLLPEFTKRYPDIEVQIVAANRYFDLIESGIDIAIRTREFEPDSAITVRKLASTPRVLAASPAYLQQHGTPATPDQLAGHKLLLYTHANNMNELRFTRKGKTTNVRVRQLLEANDGQILRAAALDGLGILVQPSYIVHDDIEAGRLIKILPDWELPLLAINIAYQNRRHLPGKVRVFIDFLVEHFRTVDYEKRWSGVSGSNGSASPARYDGETA, encoded by the coding sequence ATGGATCGCTGGACCGAATACGAATTGTTCGTCAACACCGCAGAACTCGGTAGCCTCTCCAAGGCGGCCGAGCAGATGGATATTTCCAACGCCACGGCAAGCCGCTACCTCGCTTCACTGGAGCAGCGCCTGGGCACACGGCTGATCGAACGCAATACACGTCGCCTCATGCTGACGGAAGCCGGTGAACATTTTTGCCGCAGCTGCAAGGCCGTGCTGGCCGAGATCAGCGACGCAGAAGCTGCCGTCAACGCCACCACGGTTGCCGCCAGCGGCACCTTGCGCATCACCGCTTCGCTCTCGTTCTGCCTGAAGCACATCACGCCCTTGCTGCCCGAGTTTACGAAGCGCTATCCCGACATCGAGGTTCAGATTGTCGCTGCCAATCGCTATTTTGATCTGATTGAAAGTGGCATTGACATCGCCATCCGCACGCGTGAATTTGAACCCGATTCGGCAATCACCGTACGCAAACTGGCCAGCACGCCGCGCGTGTTGGCAGCCTCACCAGCTTACCTGCAGCAACACGGCACGCCCGCCACGCCGGATCAACTGGCGGGCCACAAGCTGCTGCTCTACACGCATGCCAACAACATGAACGAGCTGCGATTCACGCGTAAGGGCAAGACCACGAATGTACGCGTGCGACAGCTGCTGGAAGCCAACGATGGGCAAATCCTGCGTGCGGCTGCGCTCGACGGTCTCGGCATTCTGGTGCAGCCGAGCTACATCGTGCATGACGACATCGAAGCAGGAAGGTTGATCAAGATCTTGCCGGATTGGGAGCTGCCGCTACTGGCGATCAATATCGCCTATCAAAACCGGCGGCATTTACCGGGCAAGGTGCGTGTTTTTATCGATTTCCTGGTCGAGCATTTCAGGACTGTCGACTATGAAAAACGGTGGAGTGGAGTCAGTGGGTCAAACGGTTCAGCATCGCCGGCACGATACGACGGTGAAACGGCTTGA
- a CDS encoding intradiol ring-cleavage dioxygenase, translating into MRNFDENNITRAVLERLQNSTSPRTRQISEAVVRHLHALIQEVEPSQQEWLAAIEFLTATGQMCSDTRQEFILLSDTLGASMLVDAINHRHPGEATQTTVLGPFYVENAKQHALGDMISQDADGAPLLVEGSVAALDGTPIAGAVVDVWHSDSDGYYDVQRQDGLQHLSDRARFVTDCDGKFWFRSIVPAFYPIPNDGPVGKMLDAQGRHPYRPAHVHFMISAPGCDTLVTHLFLADDPYLDSDVVFGVKDALICKLEAQAAGVTARGNTIAAASAALRYDFRLAPA; encoded by the coding sequence ATGCGAAATTTTGACGAAAACAATATCACCCGTGCCGTGCTGGAGCGACTGCAAAACTCCACCTCGCCACGCACGCGCCAGATCAGTGAGGCGGTGGTTCGCCATCTGCACGCACTGATTCAGGAAGTCGAACCAAGTCAGCAAGAATGGCTGGCGGCGATCGAGTTTCTCACCGCGACAGGACAGATGTGCAGCGACACGCGCCAGGAATTTATTCTGCTGTCTGACACATTGGGTGCGTCAATGCTGGTCGACGCCATCAACCACCGCCATCCGGGCGAGGCCACGCAAACCACGGTGCTGGGCCCGTTTTATGTGGAGAACGCGAAGCAACATGCACTAGGCGACATGATCTCGCAAGATGCCGATGGCGCACCATTGCTGGTCGAAGGCAGCGTTGCCGCGCTCGACGGAACACCCATCGCCGGTGCGGTCGTTGATGTCTGGCATTCGGACAGCGACGGCTACTACGATGTGCAGCGTCAGGACGGTCTGCAACACCTGAGTGACCGCGCCCGCTTTGTTACCGACTGCGACGGCAAGTTCTGGTTTCGCTCGATCGTTCCGGCGTTCTACCCGATTCCCAATGATGGTCCGGTCGGCAAGATGCTGGATGCGCAAGGCCGCCATCCTTATCGGCCGGCGCATGTGCACTTCATGATCAGCGCACCGGGCTGCGACACGCTGGTGACACACCTGTTCCTGGCTGACGATCCCTATCTTGATTCAGACGTGGTGTTCGGCGTCAAAGACGCCTTGATCTGCAAGCTGGAAGCACAAGCGGCGGGCGTCACCGCACGCGGCAACACGATTGCCGCTGCATCGGCAGCGTTGCGTTACGACTTCAGGCTGGCACCGGCTTGA
- a CDS encoding maleylacetate reductase, producing MTLSFTSQTFTYNAAPARILFGAGRAAEIADELRRLECRRALILSTPSQQQLAEQIAQQLGELYGGSFTEAVMHTPVAVTEKALAYLQAQQCDSIVALGGGSTIGLGKALALRTDLPQVVLPTTYAGSEVTAILGQTENGIKTTQRSPRILPEVVIYDVNLTLTLPPALSATSGMNALAHAVEALYARDANPIVSLMAAEGIRALARSLPRVVAHPDDLAARSDAQYGAWLCGTCLGAVGMALHHKICHVLGGTFDLPHAPTHTIMLPHALAYNAPSAPQAMRVIADALDTDDAVRGMYKLAQRLDTPLALRDIGMPESGIARAAELVMQDAYWNPRPLEQQAITAMLARAWAGEAPAS from the coding sequence ATGACCTTAAGCTTTACCTCCCAGACCTTTACCTATAACGCCGCGCCGGCGCGCATCTTGTTCGGCGCAGGCCGCGCGGCGGAAATTGCCGATGAGCTGCGTCGCCTCGAATGCCGGCGCGCATTGATTTTATCGACGCCCTCACAGCAACAACTGGCGGAACAAATCGCACAGCAGTTGGGCGAGCTTTATGGTGGCAGCTTCACTGAAGCAGTCATGCACACGCCGGTGGCCGTCACTGAAAAAGCCCTCGCCTATCTGCAGGCCCAGCAATGTGACAGCATCGTGGCGCTGGGTGGCGGCTCCACCATTGGCCTGGGTAAAGCATTGGCCTTGCGCACCGATCTGCCGCAAGTGGTGCTGCCAACCACTTATGCGGGATCGGAAGTGACCGCCATCCTGGGTCAGACCGAAAATGGCATCAAGACCACGCAACGCTCGCCGCGCATTTTGCCGGAGGTCGTGATCTATGACGTCAACCTGACCTTGACGCTGCCACCCGCCTTATCCGCCACGAGCGGCATGAACGCGCTGGCGCATGCGGTCGAGGCTTTGTATGCCAGGGATGCCAACCCGATCGTCTCGCTGATGGCGGCAGAGGGTATACGGGCATTGGCGCGCAGCCTCCCACGCGTGGTCGCGCATCCCGATGACCTTGCCGCCCGCAGCGACGCACAATACGGCGCCTGGTTGTGCGGCACTTGTCTGGGGGCAGTCGGTATGGCCCTGCATCACAAGATTTGCCACGTGCTTGGCGGCACCTTCGATTTGCCGCATGCCCCTACGCACACCATCATGCTGCCGCATGCGCTCGCCTATAACGCGCCGTCGGCACCGCAAGCGATGCGTGTGATCGCAGATGCACTAGACACTGACGATGCCGTACGCGGCATGTATAAGCTGGCGCAGCGCTTGGATACGCCGCTGGCCTTGCGTGATATCGGCATGCCGGAAAGCGGGATTGCACGCGCAGCAGAACTGGTCATGCAAGATGCCTACTGGAACCCACGCCCGCTCGAGCAACAAGCCATCACCGCCATGCTGGCGCGCGCGTGGGCCGGCGAGGCGCCGGCCAGTTGA
- a CDS encoding DUF2867 domain-containing protein produces MSAASACSSHSARLVATDPALLQALAGAGFADTFRIALTDEQGRLSAGELTRQMFSRTPEWVSLLLATRNRVVALFGLKQADLHIDGDTSSTSSSVAGVPVVTQSEDQVQLGFDDKHLDFRIWVRREPGTTELSAQLTVTTVVRTNQWLGRAYLAVIKPFHRRIVPAMLNRLTH; encoded by the coding sequence ATGAGCGCTGCCTCTGCATGCTCATCCCATTCGGCGCGTCTGGTCGCCACCGATCCGGCGCTGTTGCAAGCGCTGGCCGGTGCCGGCTTTGCGGACACTTTCCGCATCGCGCTGACCGACGAGCAAGGTCGCTTGTCGGCCGGCGAGCTGACACGTCAGATGTTCAGCCGCACGCCGGAATGGGTGTCGCTGCTGCTGGCGACCCGCAATCGCGTGGTTGCATTGTTTGGCTTGAAGCAAGCCGACTTGCATATCGACGGTGATACGTCGTCAACATCATCGTCGGTTGCGGGCGTTCCTGTCGTGACACAAAGTGAAGACCAGGTGCAGCTTGGTTTTGACGACAAGCATCTGGATTTTCGGATCTGGGTGCGGCGTGAGCCTGGCACCACGGAATTGTCGGCACAGCTGACGGTGACGACGGTCGTGCGCACGAATCAATGGCTGGGGCGTGCTTACCTCGCCGTGATCAAGCCGTTTCACCGTCGTATCGTGCCGGCGATGCTGAACCGTTTGACCCACTGA
- a CDS encoding Dabb family protein produces the protein MKVRHIVMWDVAGTRGSPEHAANLATLKQAFETLAADGAIPGLLKLEIGIDYSAVDYACDVVLLSEFDSPEALAVYQQHPAHMAAKQQIGEIRIARHQVDYYFNQP, from the coding sequence ATGAAAGTGAGACACATCGTGATGTGGGATGTCGCCGGCACGCGCGGCAGCCCCGAGCACGCAGCCAATCTGGCTACTCTGAAACAGGCCTTCGAGACGCTCGCGGCCGATGGCGCGATTCCCGGTTTGCTCAAGCTGGAGATCGGCATCGATTACAGCGCAGTGGACTATGCATGCGACGTGGTCTTGCTGAGCGAATTCGACAGTCCCGAGGCGCTGGCCGTCTATCAGCAGCATCCGGCTCACATGGCCGCCAAGCAGCAGATAGGCGAGATCCGCATCGCCCGGCATCAGGTCGACTACTACTTCAACCAGCCTTGA
- the cydX gene encoding cytochrome bd-I oxidase subunit CydX gives MWYFAWILGVGLALAFGIINVMWLEANYAFGRRNEDETNERFASANAKAELARKRPGPAAGPGPRPGSGTK, from the coding sequence ATGTGGTATTTCGCCTGGATACTCGGCGTCGGCCTGGCACTGGCCTTCGGCATCATCAACGTCATGTGGCTCGAAGCCAACTACGCCTTCGGCCGCCGCAACGAAGATGAAACCAATGAACGCTTTGCGTCTGCCAACGCCAAAGCCGAACTCGCCAGAAAACGTCCCGGCCCTGCCGCTGGTCCTGGCCCTCGTCCCGGTTCCGGTACAAAGTGA
- the cydB gene encoding cytochrome d ubiquinol oxidase subunit II, protein MIFDYETLKIIWWAFVGVLIIGFALTDGFDFGVGMMLPFVGKTDAERRVLINSIGPTWEGNQTWFITAGGATFAAWPLVYATAFSGFYIALMVLLFSLFFRPVGFDYRSKVADPRWRNAWDWGLFAGGIVPPLICGVAFGNLLLGVPFHYDDTMRVEYTGNFFQLLNPFGLLAGLLSVAMLLTHGATFAMVKTEAEIAARVRKIAIYAALATLALFVIGGFWVARGIDGYSITSMPSANSAFMPLAKTVEITSGAWMDNYERWPETRAIPVVAIVALLLVAAFGAWRKARLAFICSGIAVAGIILTAATAMFPFIMPSSLDPRSSLTVWDAVSSQKTLGIMFWLVLFFLPLIILYTAWVYRVMRGKVTLKHIADNEHTAY, encoded by the coding sequence ATGATCTTCGATTACGAAACTTTAAAAATCATCTGGTGGGCATTCGTCGGCGTGCTGATCATCGGCTTTGCCCTGACCGACGGCTTCGACTTCGGTGTCGGCATGATGCTGCCCTTCGTCGGCAAAACCGATGCTGAACGCCGTGTACTGATCAACTCCATCGGCCCGACCTGGGAAGGCAACCAGACCTGGTTCATCACCGCCGGCGGCGCCACCTTTGCGGCGTGGCCGCTGGTGTATGCGACAGCGTTTTCAGGCTTTTACATTGCGCTGATGGTGCTGCTGTTCTCACTGTTCTTCCGCCCGGTCGGCTTCGACTATCGCAGCAAGGTTGCCGATCCGCGCTGGCGCAATGCCTGGGACTGGGGCCTGTTCGCGGGTGGCATCGTCCCACCGCTGATCTGCGGCGTGGCTTTCGGCAATCTGCTGCTGGGCGTGCCTTTCCACTACGACGACACCATGCGGGTGGAATACACCGGTAACTTCTTCCAGCTGCTCAATCCGTTCGGCCTGCTGGCCGGCCTGCTGAGTGTGGCGATGCTGTTGACACATGGTGCAACCTTCGCGATGGTGAAGACCGAAGCCGAGATCGCGGCGCGTGTGCGCAAGATCGCTATCTACGCGGCGCTGGCAACACTGGCGCTGTTCGTCATCGGCGGTTTTTGGGTGGCGCGCGGTATTGACGGCTACAGCATCACCTCCATGCCGAGCGCGAACTCCGCCTTCATGCCGCTGGCGAAGACGGTGGAAATCACCTCGGGCGCCTGGATGGACAACTATGAGCGTTGGCCTGAAACCCGTGCGATCCCTGTCGTCGCCATCGTTGCATTGCTGCTGGTGGCTGCGTTCGGTGCATGGCGCAAAGCACGTCTGGCCTTCATTTGCAGCGGCATCGCCGTGGCCGGCATCATCCTGACGGCGGCGACTGCGATGTTCCCGTTCATCATGCCGTCATCGCTGGATCCGCGCAGCAGCCTGACCGTCTGGGATGCCGTGTCGAGCCAGAAAACGCTGGGCATCATGTTCTGGCTGGTGCTGTTCTTCCTGCCGCTGATCATTTTGTACACAGCCTGGGTGTATCGCGTGATGCGTGGCAAAGTGACGCTCAAGCACATCGCCGACAACGAACACACCGCTTATTAA